The genomic DNA TGGTTGACTGGCATCGCttcatctaaataaatatatatatatatatatatatatatatatatatatatatatatatatatgtatctatatacatatatatatatatatatatatatatatatatatattcatatatatatttatttacatatacatatttatttatttatatatacatttatatatttatttacatatacatatttataaatttatatatatttgtttattcatttatatatatatatatatatctaactatatccatatttacttatatataaatatatatatatatatatatatatatatatatatgtatatatgtatgtatgtatatataagtgtgtgtatgagtatgaatgtgtgtttatatttatatatatatatatatatatatatatataaatatatatatatatataaatatatatatatataaaaatatatatatatatgtatatctatatatgtgtgtatgtatatatatatatatgtgggtatgtgtatgaacgtgtgtgtgtgtatatatataaatatacatatatatatatatatatgtatatgtatatatgtatgtatatgtatgtatatatatgtatatctataatacatatatacttacatacatacatacatacatacatacatacatatatatacatatatatacatacacacacatgcatacaaacatatgtgtatatttgtatgtatgtatgtatgtatgtgtgtgtatatatgtgtgtgtgtgtctgtatatatatatatatatatatatatatatatatatatatatatacacacacacatgcatacacatatgtgtgtatttgtatgtatgtgtgtgtgtgtgtatatatatatatatatatatatatatatatatatatatacatatatatatatatatatatatatatatatatatatatatatgtatatatatatgtatgtatgtatatatgtatgtatgtatatatatatgtgtgtgtatgtgtatgaatgtgtgtatatatatatatatatatatatatatatatatatatatatatgtatatatgtgtgtatgtatatatatatatatatatatatatatatatgtgtgtgtgtatgtgtatgaacgtgtgtctgtgtatatgtatatatataaatataaatataaatatatatgtatatgtatatatgtatgtatatgtatgtatatgtatgtatatatatgtatatctataatatttaaatacttacatatatacatacatacatacatacatacatacatgcatatatatatacatatatatacatacacacacatgcatacacacatatgtgtgtatttgtatgtatgtatgtatgtgtgtgtatatatgtatatatgtatatatatatatatatatatatatatgtatattataaacacacgcacacatacacacacacacacacacacacacacacacacacatatatatacaatatacacagacatacatgtgtatataatatatatatatatatatatatatagatataaatacacacatatgtgtgtatctatatgtatgcatgcatgtatgtatgtatgtatgtatgtatgtatgtatgtatgtatgtatgtatgtatgtatgtatgtatgtatgtatgtatgtatgtatgtgtgtgtgtgtgtgtgtgtgtgtgtgtgtgtatgtgtgtgtgtgtgtgtgtgtgtgtgtgtgtgtgtgtgtgtgtgtgtgtgtgtgtgtgtgtgtgtgtgtgtgtgtgtgtgtgtgtgtgtgtatgtatgtgtgtatatataaatgtacatatatatatatttatatatatttatatatatttatatatataatatatataatatatatataatgtatatatgcatatatgtatatatgtgtatttatatgtatatatgaatatatgcatatatgtatatatgtataaatacatatatatatacatatatatatatatatatatatatatatatatatatacagacagagagatctgTGACCTCTAACAACTCCTTGGCAATGGAGCCATTCAACCATGGGGTATCAACTCCACTTCCACTGCTAGGGAAGGCTGACTGAACACCCTAGGTCCATGCATCAAGCAATGTTCTAACCTCTGCACTTTGCACATTGACACTTTTCAACAAACCTTCACCCTATGTCATGTCGGAGGTTGGACTCATTTCTTATTTGACAATAAATTATCAGGGAGGTCTAAAAAACAGAATAAATGTGATGGTTTGTTTAAATCTGACTGAACACTAAGTGCTGAAAACTTTGTACTCTTCATTTGGTTTTTTTCTGAATAATTACTGGGATTGTGAGTAaagtaaaaactatatataaaacaataccaatttataagtacacacatggtTTGATTTCAAGCAAAAGCAGAAAGCCTTAGGCAAAGGTAACCTTTCAAACAGAAGAGGACCCAGAGAAATACCTTGTTGAATACCAGTTTGTCAAAAATCTCAAATCAGCATTCAAAATACACATGAATTTGAAGATGAAAtggctaatattattaataccaaaATTAATATGGGCTGTAAATTAAAAGCATGATTTCAATACATTACATAACTTGGAAATTAAATTGTACAgacatgattcatatatatatatatatatatatatatatatatatatatacacacacacacacatatagatatgtatatacgtatatgtgtgtgtgtgtgtatgtatatatatatatatatatatatatatatatatatatattaatatgcaatcattttcattaaatgaATCATTTCAAAAACGCAAATGAGTAGTCATGTGTAAAAATGAAGTTCTGATAAAGCTGTTTACAGTCATGCctgtataacaaaaacaaaacaaaacaatcaaataaaaataaaatcacacaaaacaaataattgCACAAGCATTCAAAATATTAATTTATCGGTAGTCTTAGTCCTATGCCAAAGAAAACTATTGTACTTACTCCAGAAAACCATATCCCTGATCCACAAAATAAACTTTCAAATTTCAGCTACCATCCCATGCATCACATTTTCGAAGGTGTTGTTTATTTTGGTTGAAGGTTACAGGGGTAACGTGTTTACACATTTTATTTGGGACAGCTTGAATGGTAATACTACTCTCACGGGGTAATTGTTTTTATtctacattaatatttatataatttgcaacaaaaaaaataatgttctttCATTTTAAAATTTAACATCAATATAGTGCTGaaatcacttatatatataacgcattttTACCATACTCTGCCCTGCTATCCATTCAAATTGTTTATGATGTACGCTTATTTTTTCAGATCTGTATCACCATTAAATGGAAGGCAGGTGATTCTGCTATTGGTGTTAATtgttttacaaatatttttttcccattagtTGATAAACCAAATGAACAATAAAATTTATATCGCTGTTTTATAGGAATCGTTACACTAATAAGTTTCTCGATGATGTGCAGAGTATGCAATATCGTCTTTGTAAAATCTGCAATAGAAACCATAAGTAGTCAAGGGGAATATTCTTCGTGTGGATTTTCTATAGCTCTTTTTCCTATGGACCTTCTAGCGACAAAAATGGGGTTGCGGCCAGCCAGAGCCAAACCGAGATCTCACCTTCCCCATGAAGAACTCCACAATTTAATTGACTCCCTTTCTTATAACCTTTACTAGAGAGATAAGTCAAACCTCCAGTTATAACCATTTCCCAACAAAATCCTCACGACATTCCGTTGGATACTGTGATTAAACCCACTGCAATTTTCTGAAAATACAGAATGATCTCCACACAGTAGTTAAACAATATATAGCATGGAACTTGTGGAGTAATTGAAGTACAAACATGATATTATGAGCATTTTGTTGGGAAATGCCATCTAGTTATGTGATTTATAGAAATGCTTTTGGATATAGGGAAATCGGGATTGTTAGGTCATACCAGAACAGAATTGCTCCACTCCGTAGCAATTGCAGAAATTGAATAACGAAGGCATTCAATTATCTTTGTGCACTCTGTTGAAATTGCAGCAACTGATTaactatattttattatctttgtcgtACATAGTGTATTTACCAAGCCTCTGTTTTGGCTGGAACGTGTggcacgcatatatattatatacattatatatatatatatatatatatatatatatatatatatatatatatatgtgtgtgtgtgtgtgtgtgtgtgtgtgtgtgtgtgtgtgtgtgtgtgtgtgtgtgtgtgtgtgtgtgtgtgtgtgatacacgtGTGTActaatacacgcactcacacacatatgactgcgcGATGGTCATGTGGCTCCGACTTTCGTGGtgccgagttcagttccccgtcgcgacggttgGAAAATGtttgtgctccgactgctggctcgagcccaggCTCAcggcgataaaacgacatatccaacgcaggtgtcgtaaggaaagtcgccgccgtagccCAAGTGTTTGCGCGCTGAACGGCGGTTTTTAGGGATAGGCATACAATCAGGCAATGATGGTATTGCTAAATAACCTCAATATAATGAACTGGGAAAAgtctaagtcctgcagtggaatgaatggctgttgaacaaaaaaaattgtttttctatttttcctgtcATGCGTGTTTGgtttctagtcttggcccccaaatttcgttatttcgtcacgccctcTTGTCAAtggtctggcctttggcctcCTTATGTCATCTACATCCCAATCTGTTCCTGTCATTGTCCAACCATCTTTCTGTCTCCGACGAATATGACCTTCCCATTGCCAAATATATCTTCGACTTTTGTCTGTTCCTGATCCCCGTCGCTCTCATCCGATCTGTTacgctaattcccagcatcagcctttccattcctctctgggcagttattaatttcctctccagcAGTTTGATcgcagtccatgtttctgatccataggtcataaatgGGAAGACGCATTTTcgttttaaacataatgacaaggaacctcttagtatgctaccgtGTCCGTCAAAGGCGCTTCAGCCTAGACTAATGAgttgctttattttctcttctttggaTGTGTTCGTATGAgttgccccatatatatatatatatatatatatatatatatatatatatatacttgtccactacctctagcgcttcgccttttACATGTACCTGCTCaaactgaactctactgttgaacatgaacTCTGTTCAAACCGTTCATTAATTCATGCTTTCATTTGCTGAATCGCTGAAGaaatcagtatacacacacacacacacacacacacacacacacacacacacacacacacacacacacacacatacacacacacacacacacacgcaatcacgcacgcatacatgcctgcccgcgcgcgcgcgaacacacatacgcacacacacacacacacgcgtatatgtatacgcacatatgtatatatatacatgtttatatatacatatatatatatatgcatgtatgtatgtattatgttcaTGCTATAGATCGGTGCCACCATATTTTCTTAATGATGAAGTGCATTCCATTGACATTAATTAAAATCATGGAGCGGAAATTATTAAGTTCATGTCTAGACCCACTGATTAAATGGCTGGAAAAGAAAGAGTACCAACCTTCTACTTACCTTTGACAATTAATTATAAGATAAAAATCTTCATTCTTACTGATGTGCCaaaatcaatatgaatatatatagataataaaggtATTTACAGACATCACTATTATAAAGAATTAATGCAACATCCAGGCAAAACGTGAGTAAACTATTTCCGAGAAATCCTTTGTGTGTCATGTCTGTTCTAACGCATCGAATATTGTGCCTGACCTAAGATCATTCGCCTGTTGTGCCACACTAGGGAAATTTTTGTATTGAACCGGTTGGTTTAAGATAAGAcagcatttctttctttatactcAGCGGGAGTGGAAAGAATGGTGCCCACTTCATCATCATATTTCGGCAATTTTAAGTGACAAAATTTAACCTTTGAGTGTCCCTGTCCTTTTGACAagcaaacaatatatgtataagtctCAAAGGGTACAACTATAATAATTAGATATGAACTTTCTCAGATGGGAAAATCGCCGAATGGTACCAAAgaccgcctttttttttttttttttttttaattaaagtaTAGTAAGTCGTACTGTCCAAGTTCATTATGGATAAACATGCAACATTGGACGGTTAAGTTAAACACATTTACAGTTTTTTTCCCTATTGCCTGTAGATGTgaacagttgtttttttttatctccgtcAGTAGGAAGGAAACCTTTAGGATTATTTCGAAAaggtaaactgaaaaaaaatatatacaagacaTCGTGTCTAATGAAAACTGAATATTCATTGACATAAATCTTTTTGGAGTGCCGAAACGGGAAGAAGCTATCCTCCCAAGAAAatcttttaatatttgttttttcccttcAAGCCTTCTTCATTACAgttctgtatttctgtttttacATATTTCCCCCCCATGAAGAGGAGAAATACATGTAGTTTTATGATACATAATTTGGGAGAGCTGTAACATGAACAAAAGGCTGAAACCTCCATACTCTAAAATAAAGACAAGGGAAACctcatacagttatatataatatacaaatgaaaaatattttgattgTATAATAATTTTTGCCATACctgaaaaatattttgatttgtAATAATGTTTGCCATACCTGTAAAAATATGTTAACTGTGTAATAAATTTTGCATGACTTTCTTTTAAAAGTTGGTCAAGTAAAATACAGCTAATGTGTTATTGTATTGCCCTTGCGTTTACAGCCCATCTGTCACAGCAGGACTGCACTTGCACTATTCAAGTTTGCGGTAATAGTGATCATATCGAATACTGCACTGTCTTAAGATAACTTAAAGGTTAAAATTTGCTGATCATTGTTTGAATCAGACCTTCAGTATTTTAAATCATGCAAGGTCAGCCGACAGATGTGCTGAAAGTGCGACAGATATAATTTTTATGGAAGTTTGTTGAATTCGTTGGTTACTATTAGTCAATAACATTAAAGAAGTTTGATAATCATTATACatacaagaatattaataaaattctTGCTTTTTCAGAAAATTTATACTGTCGTTATCCCCGAAGTTTGTTTACAGTCTCAGCTGAGAACACACCGCCGCAGCGGTATTTATAAGGTAATGGAGCTTGTTGTTCAGTCTAACTCATTGTTAAAATAGTTATATTCAAGCGTTAATcgtaggaaaaaataaagaaaataaggtatGGGTTATGTGGAGTTTCTTAGAGGCATGTGACATAATCACAGCATGAAGAAATATAAGATGTTTGTCATCAATATAAGTTGCAAGTTGAACTTATTAAGTAGAAAAAGTATTAACCTTCgtttattttcatgtatgtaaTATCAGTGACCAGATAATATATAGTAgcattgaagaaaataaaatgtttcgttgatgataattactattacaattattgtctGACTTTCAATTTTCAGAAGATGGCAAATAAACTTCTGAGAACTCTGCTGCGGCAGCCGATTTCAACACGAGGCTTTATTCTTTCACCTCCTTTCTTATGTGATATTAATTCACACAATAAACCATCGGCAGGAAAACTGAAATATTGCTCGATGGCTGAGATTTTACAAAACAATGATATAGATGTAAAAGCAAGGAGCTCTGACATATCCAGAGAGTTACAGGATAAGGGTATCAACAGGTTTTCAGAAGGACAGATTGAATCTATATACCAACTGCTTTTAGATTTAGGCATCAAAGCAAAAACAATTGACAGTCAGCTGGTAGAAACACCTGACATCCTGAACTACCCAGCAGAGAAATGGAACAGTATATGTGAAGTTTTTGTAGAAAATGGAATATCAAGCTATAACATCTTTAAAAGTATTGTAATGTACCCAGAGCTACTACAACAACGGCCATCAAGGCTTAGGGATATTCTCCTGCAAAATAGAGCAATAACTATTGGGAAAGAAAATGTCCTGCAACTCATTCAGAGGTAATGTTGCATTTCAGAATTATTACTTCCATATATTTTCGTAATTCCAATAGCAGCAATGAATGAcattatatatctgtaatataagGTTTTGTGCAATAATATATGTTATGAAAATTTGAGTcttcaaatataaatattatttttatataaataaaaaagatgttAAACTTATAACCCAAAGTACATTTCTATTACAGTAGGAATATTACTTGTGTGGTACACCAAATAATTCTAATATCTAAACCTGATAAATATTGTATAATTTTTTGGCAAACTTAAAAGTATTCATTACTTTTTGTAAATTGTGGAGAATGGAAAGTGTCAGAAGTCATCAataattcctgtcaaaggttaGAAGTTATTAATATAGATTTTTGGTTATCACTGCACAAAAGTCATAACTGTATtacaagatatatttttttccaggtaTCCAGTCCTCTATTTAGTACCTCCAAGCAAAATCAAGAAGCGACTTGCACTCTTAAATACCATGTTTGCCCCAACAGAATCAAGGCCATTGATTAGAAATAACCCAAACATTCTTTGTGATGATTGGCAAGATGTTTCAGACAAGATGATGTACATTCACACAGTATGTATGATTACTTTATGCCTCTAACTAAATGTTGCTGGTAGTTGATTTGCAAGTTAATGTTTTATTGTTCTGCAGTTTTACATAAGAAGCTGTATATTTACTGATTGATACAATAATAGttgtgttattgataataatacctcCTTTTCTATTCTTAAGGAAATGGGGCTAGAGCAGCCACAGATCTCTGCTAGTCAGGCCTTACAGAAGTCTCTTATGCACATCAAAACTCGACATTTGTTCCTAAGCAGGGCAGGTCTCTATGTGAAACCCAACTTGCTGCGAGATAAAATGAGCCACAGGAGAAACCCATCCTTGTCAGATATCATTGATACTTCAAACAGATTTTTTGCAAATAAGTGAGTGCTCTTTGTGGTTTAGAGAGACAAAATgcctgtatatgaatacacaagtaTAAAGTaatccttttttgttgttgttgttgtcgtctaaTATAACCAAATAATTGTCTTTTACAGAGTTGCCAAATTATCTGAGGAAGAATATAAAGTTTTTAGTGAGATGATAAGAGAAGAATTAAGTTCATCGCAAAGTGACTCTGATGACAGCGAGGATGAAGAatatcacacagatatataattctggctgttctgttcctAAATAGAaatctgtaaatatttatacaatgaAATAGATTTTTGTTGTAGATGATTGTAAATAaactcatatacattatatgtttatttgttttattctcagGATTTATTAGAATACAGTACAGTGAgaaaaaaagtgtgtttgtgtgtgtttttaagaaAGAATATGCTTGCTTGAAGTGAAAAAATATACCCAGTttgaacacatgtatgtgtgtgtatatatattttttaaatatacatatatatgtacatatttttaaaaatcatatacatatatattttataaaaaatatatacatatatatagatatatatacacatatttatgtacatgaatacatctaatatatatatatatatatatatatatatatatatatatatatatatatatatattgatttatttattcatttatatatgtatgtgtatatatacatatatatacatgtgtatatgaatacatctaatatatatgtatatacatatgtatgtatatatacatagatataagtgtgtatatatataatatgtatatatgttgatatatatattacatgtatatctatctatatatctatgtttataaacacacacacacacatatatatacatatatatatatatatatacatatatatatacacacatatatatatatatacacatatacacacacataaatgtatacatatagatgtgtgtatatatatatatatatatatatatatatatatattataatattttttttcatttctacagcatctatatatatatactgtatattacatttatatgtatacatttatatatatatatatatatatatatgtatatatatacacatatttatatatacacacgtgtgtatatgattatatatgtgtgtgtatatatatatatatatatatatatatatatatatatatatatatatgtgtgtatatatatatatatatatatgtgtgtgtgtgtgtgtatatatatatatatatatatatatatatatatatatatatatatagatatgtgtatgtatgtatatatatatgcatatatatgtgtgtgtgtgcatgtgtgtctgcttgcTTACATATACaagcaatataaatataaacatgtatatataaatatacgtatatatatatgtatatatatatattatatatatatgtatatatatatgaatgtatgtttctatatatatatatatatatatatatatatatataatatatatgtatacacaaacatctatttgcatatatgtgtatatatatatatatatatatatatatatatatatataagtatacatatacatgtgatatatagtatatttatagtgcagaaaaaaatgtatatataattggccAATTTGTAATATAAAAGGTTATAATGGCTATATTGTTATGGATCAAACCTCTTTATTATATAATTGgttaaacaaaatgataacaatgaaacaagTTAATTTAGCAGTTCAACATTCATGGAAATTCCTAAGGTAAATTGTAAGATCCAAAGAAAATCGGGAGTTcacttttaccttctttttcttaGACACTCATTTACCGTATCACTATGATTTTCTCAAAATAAAAGTGTATgacgatatgtgtatatatatttatttatttatttataaatgccaGAATAGTTTGGGATAGTGtagataatcataacaaacaaaCTCGTAGCATTTTCCTGGATTCCCGCGGATTCGTCTTATAAAAACG from Penaeus chinensis breed Huanghai No. 1 chromosome 30, ASM1920278v2, whole genome shotgun sequence includes the following:
- the LOC125041449 gene encoding transcription termination factor 4, mitochondrial-like, with the protein product MANKLLRTLLRQPISTRGFILSPPFLCDINSHNKPSAGKLKYCSMAEILQNNDIDVKARSSDISRELQDKGINRFSEGQIESIYQLLLDLGIKAKTIDSQLVETPDILNYPAEKWNSICEVFVENGISSYNIFKSIVMYPELLQQRPSRLRDILLQNRAITIGKENVLQLIQRYPVLYLVPPSKIKKRLALLNTMFAPTESRPLIRNNPNILCDDWQDVSDKMMYIHTEMGLEQPQISASQALQKSLMHIKTRHLFLSRAGLYVKPNLLRDKMSHRRNPSLSDIIDTSNRFFANKVAKLSEEEYKVFSEMIREELSSSQSDSDDSEDEEYHTDI